One genomic region from Saprospiraceae bacterium encodes:
- the cdd gene encoding cytidine deaminase has protein sequence MASKIANRNSKKSDINSIASDKSLLKHAVRALRFSYSPYSKFAVGAAILKSNGAIYLGANIENASYPLCLCAERTALAHAHISAPGGKIWSIAVVCSSEDHPIPGPAFPCGACRQVISEFEDKQGAPIRVIVGMKDGSQIKSFDSIKELLPHSFNGQFLK, from the coding sequence ATGGCATCAAAGATCGCAAATAGAAATTCAAAAAAATCCGATATAAACTCGATCGCCTCAGATAAATCATTATTGAAACATGCTGTCAGGGCATTGCGATTTTCTTATTCGCCCTATTCAAAATTTGCTGTTGGCGCCGCTATACTTAAATCAAATGGCGCCATATACCTGGGAGCCAATATAGAAAATGCATCCTATCCCCTCTGTCTATGTGCAGAACGCACTGCCCTGGCTCATGCCCATATCTCTGCACCAGGTGGGAAAATATGGAGTATCGCCGTCGTTTGCAGCAGTGAAGATCACCCGATCCCGGGACCAGCCTTTCCATGTGGTGCCTGTCGCCAGGTCATCAGCGAGTTTGAAGACAAACAAGGCGCACCCATCAGAGTCATAGTAGGCATGAAAGACGGTTCTCAAATAAAATCTTTTGACAGTATCAAAGAACTATTACCCCATTCTTTCAATGGTCAGTTTCTTAAGTAA
- the kdsB gene encoding 3-deoxy-manno-octulosonate cytidylyltransferase, whose protein sequence is MKVLGVIPARYGSSRFPGKPLATILGKPMIEHVYRGSHESTKLFDLVVATDDRSIYEVVHQFGGKAIMTSADHMTGTSRCAEIAGEFPEADWVINIQGDEPMIHGRLIDQMIDLISRSPEASIITLVRSMDRVEQVNNPNIVKCVFDKDFKALYFSRSVIPYPRYQSAAVYYQHIGIYAYKKSILSELIALDPQPLEAAESLEQLRWLACGYDIRIGLTDYIAHGVDVPEDIEYVERMMVPYLRN, encoded by the coding sequence ATGAAAGTTTTGGGAGTGATTCCGGCTCGATATGGATCTTCAAGGTTTCCTGGCAAACCTCTCGCTACCATTCTGGGCAAGCCGATGATCGAACATGTCTATAGAGGGAGCCATGAAAGTACTAAATTATTTGATTTGGTCGTAGCTACGGATGATCGCTCCATCTATGAGGTGGTCCATCAATTTGGAGGCAAAGCCATCATGACCTCAGCCGACCATATGACAGGCACCAGTCGATGCGCAGAGATCGCCGGGGAGTTTCCCGAGGCAGATTGGGTGATCAATATCCAGGGGGATGAGCCGATGATCCATGGTCGCTTGATCGACCAGATGATTGATCTAATCAGCAGGTCTCCGGAGGCTTCTATCATTACCCTGGTCAGGAGCATGGACCGTGTGGAGCAGGTGAATAATCCCAATATAGTCAAATGTGTGTTTGATAAAGACTTTAAAGCCCTGTATTTCAGCCGCAGCGTGATCCCATATCCCAGATACCAGTCAGCCGCGGTGTATTATCAACATATCGGGATCTATGCCTATAAAAAAAGTATACTCTCCGAACTGATTGCCTTGGACCCTCAGCCCCTGGAGGCTGCAGAATCCCTGGAACAATTGCGGTGGTTAGCTTGTGGATATGACATCCGAATAGGGCTGACTGATTATATCGCGCATGGGGTGGATGTACCGGAGGATATAGAGTATGTCGAGCGCATGATGGTGCCTTACTTAAGAAACTGA